Proteins encoded in a region of the Quercus lobata isolate SW786 chromosome 8, ValleyOak3.0 Primary Assembly, whole genome shotgun sequence genome:
- the LOC115957409 gene encoding glucan endo-1,3-beta-glucosidase 12, giving the protein MERLAFSCLFLFISLLALADAGSIGVNYGRIANNLPPASKVVSLLKSQGLNRVKVFDSDPAVLNALSGSDIKVTVDLPNGLLFAAARSKSFASTWVQKNVAAYHPSTQIEAIAVGNEVFVDPNNTTRYLLPAMKNLHDALVKYNFNNDIKISSPIALSALQNSYPSSAGSFRPELVESVFKPLLGFLRQTGSYLMVNAYPFFAYESNADVISLDYALFRENPGVVDAGNGLRYFSLFDAQIDAVFAAMSALKYDDIKVVVTETGWPSKGDENEVGASVPNAAAYNGNLVRRILTGGGTPLRPKADLTVYLFALFNENNKNGPTSERNYGLFYPTEEKVYDIPFTVEGLKNYHDTPRTAVPGNQHARTPVNGSGGGGGGVSKSTSGNTWCVAKGDVGKEKLQTALDYACGEGGADCHPIQPGSTCYSPNTVEAHASFAFNSYYQKKSRAMGTCYFGGAAYVVTQPPRYGSCEFPTGY; this is encoded by the exons ATGGAGCGCCTAGCTTTCTCTTGCCTCTTCTTGTTCATTTCTCTCCTCGCATTAGCAG ATGCGGGTTCCATAGGAGTGAACTATGGTAGAATCGCAAACAACCTTCCCCCAGCATCAAAGGTTGTGTCTCTTCTCAAATCTCAGGGTCTAAATCGGGTCAAGGTCTTCGACTCCGACCCGGCGGTTCTCAATGCCTTATCCGGATCCGACATCAAAGTCACCGTGGACCTCCCAAACGGGCTCCTTTTCGCCGCCGCCAGAAGCAAATCCTTCGCCTCCACATGGGTCCAGAAGAATGTCGCTGCCTACCACCCCTCAACACAAATCGAAGCCATTGCTGTAGGAAACGAAGTCTTCGTCGACCCAAATAATACAACCCGGTACCTCCTACCCGCAATGAAAAACCTCCATGACGCTCTCGTTAAGTACAACTTCAATAATGACATCAAAATCTCTTCCCCTATAGCTCTCAGCGCACTTCAAAACTCCTACCCTTCTTCAGCCGGGTCTTTCCGACCCGAACTAGTAGAATCCGTTTTCAAGCCCTTGTTGGGTTTCCTTCGCCAAACTGGGTCGTACCTCATGGTTAATGCCTACCCATTTTTCGCTTACGAGTCGAACGCCGACGTCATCTCCTTAGACTACGCTTTGTTCCGTGAAAACCCGGGCGTAGTGGATGCGGGTAATGGGTTAAGATATTTTAGCTTATTCGACGCTCAAATCGACGCCGTTTTTGCTGCCATGTCAGCTTTGAAATACGACGATATCAAGGTTGTCGTAACGGAAACGGGTTGGCCTTCTAAAGGAGACGAAAACGAAGTAGGCGCGTCGGTTCCAAACGCTGCAGCTTATAACGGAAATCTGGTCCGTCGGATTTTGACCGGAGGTGGGACCCCATTGAGACCCAAGGCAGATCTGACCGTTTATTTGTTCGCTCTTTTCAACGAGAACAACAAGAACGGTCCCACATCGGAGCGTAACTACGGGTTGTTTTACCCTACTGAGGAGAAAGTTTACGACATACCGTTTACCGTGGAGGGATTGAAGAACTACCACGACACGCCGCGGACAGCCGTGCCCGGTAACCAACACGCGAGAACACCGGTAAACGGTAGCGGAGGCGGAGGCGGAGGCGTGTCGAAGAGTACGTCAGGGAACACGTGGTGCGTGGCGAAGGGTGATGTGGGGAAAGAGAAGCTGCAGACGGCTCTAGATTATGCTTGTGGTGAGGGTGGTGCTGACTGCCATCCGATCCAGCCAGGTTCCACGTGTTATAGTCCTAATACTGTTGAGGCCCATGCTTCGTTCGCGTTCAACAGTTATTATCAGAAGAAGAGCCGTGCCATGGGTACTTGTTACTTTGGAGGAGCGGCTTATGTGGTCACTCAACCCCCTA